The following is a genomic window from Maledivibacter sp..
TATTCAAAAAAAATGCTTATAGATTGTCAGTTATGTCAATAGGAATTTTAATATTGATGGGATGTATGTTTTTAACTAATGCCAAAGAGGAAATTCCTCAGCCAGATACCTACGTAGAGGAGAATATTCCAGTGAAGGATGAAGGCGAGAAGCTCTCAGTTTCTATTAAAGATGATAATGAAGTAAAAGAGGATAGTGGGCAAGGGGATTCAGCTAAAGGGGAAGCTACTAAAGAAATGATATGGCCATTGCCTAATTATACTAAGATAACAAGTCATTATGGATGGAAAGTACATCCTATATTGAAAAAGAAAAAGTTACATACGGGTACAGATATAGCAGCGCCTCTTGGGAAATCAATTGTTGCGGCAGCAAATGGGAAGGTAATATTTTCCCAGGAGTATGGGCCCTATGGTAATACAATAATTATTGATCATGGAGACGGAATTGTTTCTCTTTATGGACATTGCAATGAATTAGTAGCAAAAAAGGACCAAAAAGTAAATGCAGGAGATGAAATAGCAAAGGTAGGTAGCACAGGGATGTCTACAGGCCCACATTTACACTTTGAAGTAAGAAAAGACGGAAAAGCAGTAGACCCCTTCAAGGGATATCTTGATAAAAAACATATAAGTAATTAAGGAGATTATATAATTCTTATTTGCTTAAATTGCATATGTGGATATCATAATTGGTGTAATTTTAGACTAAGACCATTGCGGTTGAAATCGCAATGGTCTTAAATAATTTTATATTCATAGGGACTTTAAATCATACATTATCCACTTACTTTTCCATAGCCTTTTCAGCAAATTCAGTAGTAACTATTTTTTCATAGGGGGCTCTATTATCAAGTCCTATGGCTTGATCTATAATATCCATCATATGATTTAAACCATCTTCAGTTAAAATCAAGTCAGGCTTCCATGTGTCTTGAGATCTATATCTTTCCACTAAAGCAGTAAGGATTTCTAAATCAGCATCCGGGAAATGTGGTTGTAGAGATTTTGCAATCTCTTCAGTACTATGACTTTCCACCCATTTCATTCCTTCATAGATCCCATTTGTAAAGGCTTGAATCACCTCAGGATTCTTTTCAATATAGCTTTTCTTAGAACAGTAGCAGGTATAAGGTATATATCCGCCTTCTTCGCCTATAGAGGCCACTATATATCCAGCACCTTCATTCTCCATCATTGTTGCCGTTGGTTCGAAGAGGGTGACATAGTGACCTTCTCCTCCTTTAAAAGCACCGGCCATTACTGCAAATTGAATATCCGTTCTAACTGTGACATCCTTACCAGGTTCTAGACCGTGTTTTCTAAGTACATATTCCAAAGTCATTTCAGGCATACCGCCTTTTCTTCCACCTATAATGGTTTTTCCCTTAAGCATGTCAAAATTAAAGCTATCAGCCTTTTCTCTTCCCATCAAGAAGGAGCCATCCCGTTGGGTCAACTGTGCGAAGTTTACTGCGTAATCCTCCTTGCCTTGGTTATAAACATAAACTGAGGCCTCTGGACCCATAAAGCCTATGTCCACTTGATCAGATAATAATGCGGTCATAGTTTTATCGGCACCCTTAGTATTTAAAAATTCTACTTTTAGTCCTTCTTTTTCAAAGAAGCCTTCGGTTAAGGCAATATACTGGGGTGCATAAAATACGGAATGGGTTACTTCTGCAACTGTAACCTTTGTAAGCTCTTTTTCGCCACATCCTGTTATAGCTATGGATAATATCAACACTATAGATATGAACAGGGAAATAGCTTTAAATTTTTTCATTCAAATCCCTCCATAATAGAAATTTGCCTATAATTTTATTATATTCAGGATTTTTTTAAAGGTTACAAATGAAAGGATAAGGAAATTGTATAATAGGTCAATATTTAAAGTCTAATTTTGGTTGGGATCGTAATCTAAATAATGATACTTGTCAAATATATTCAATAATTGTAAAATAATAGTATGATTATTCAAAAAAATAGCAAGTAAGGAGTGCCATGTGGATTATAAATATTTATTAGAGATTATTTTAAAGTTCAAAAATCAAGGGATAATAGTAGTCGATAATAATGCTAATATTGTCTATTTTAATGAATCCAATGGAAATATTTTTGAATCAGATCCCAAATATGCTATCGGTAAAAATGTACTTGATATTTTTGATGGAATAACTAAAGAAGAAAGCACAATTCATCGTGTGCTAAGAACTAACACACCTATAATTAATTATGTCCATACCTTTAACAATTTTAAAGGTAATAGAGTAATTTCCGTTACTACTACCATACCTTTGTTTAAAGACAATGAAATAATTGGGGTACTAGAAATTTTAGAGGATATAAATGATTATAAAGAACTTTATAGAAAAATATTAGAACTTCAAAATGTTGAAGGGAAATCAAAAATAAATAATGAAGATATCAAATCAAATGGAACGATTTATACATTGAATAATATATTAGGAAATAGTTATAAAATACAAGAATTAAAGAAAAAAATATATAAGATCGCCGATAGTTCTTCTCCCGTATTGGTTTATGGGGAGACGGGAACGGGGAAGGAACTAGTGGCTCAATCAATACATAATGCTAGCTTTAAAAGAAGGAAAAAACCTTTTATTGCACAGAATTGTGCTGCGATACCTAGAAATTTACTGGAAAGTATACTTTTTGGCACCACTGCAGGTAGTTTTACTGATTCTAAAGAAAAACCTGGGATTTTTGAATTAGCTGATGGGGGAACATTGCTATTAGATGAAATCAACTCTATGGATATTGATTTACAAGCTAAGCTGTTGAGAGTTTTACAGGAAGGCATGATTAGGAGAGTCGGTGGTAATAAAACCATAAGAATAAATGTTAGGGTTATTGCATCTACTAATATACCTCCATTAGAAGCAGTAGAAAAAGGTGTAATAAGAAAGGATCTTTATTATAGGTTAAATGTTATCTCATTAAATGTTGCCCCTTTAAGGGAAAGAAAAGAAGATATACAAATATTGACAAAGCATTTCATTGATATATATAGTTATTCACTAAACAAGGAAATTGTAGGGATATCCGAGGAATGCCTTGAAAGATTATATGAATATAATTGGCCGGGGAACGTTAGGGAGTTGAGATATACTATTGAAAATATAATTAGTTTCCTAGATGATAATAGGATTGAGGTATATAATTTGCCGGAGTATATCAGAAATATTAATAGGGAGTCAAAGAAATTATTAAAAAATGAATTAATAAATGAAATCGATGAAGAGGAAATTCCTCCACTTAAGGATACCGTTAAAGATATAGAAATAAGAATCATAACCAAAGCTCTTATAAAGACAAAAGGGAACAGGGCGAAGGCCGCTAGAATTTTAAAAATTCCTAGGCAAACACTGAATAGCAAGATAAATAAATATGGGATTGAAGAAGAGTATGGGGTTAAATTAAAAAAAGTATTAGAAAAATAGAAAAAGTGATAAAAGAATCTCGCAGTTTTAATAACTGGGAGATTTTTTTATTTTAAAATATAAATTGCTTTATATCACCCACTATAGAAATTATAAATGGGTTTTATGATTTTAAGTTCAAGGGTGGAGCCTATGACAATAAAAACATGACGAAAAAAATACAAAACGACGAAAATATTGCATATTTTAGCGACTATAATTCAGACAAAATATTCTTGCAAATTAAAAAATTCTAAAATTTCAAAAATGATTTTCTTCTTATTGAGAGAAATCCATTGAGAATAGTCATACTGAAGTGTAGGTTTAGACTCCCTTCTAAAATTGGCATAATAATTGCTTTTAGCTATATAGTACCCCTAATAAATCCACATTCTCGTTTTGAATAGGTAATGCTTTTAAAGTATTTAAGAGATTAAAATATAAAAGAAATATTGGGATTTTATATATAGAGCAAATTGCATAATTACCTTCTACAAAAACTATCTACCATATGTAGTCTAAAATTCTTCAAAGCCATACAGTCAAATATGCTTATATCTTAAGCAATTAAATCAAGGATGATATTCGCATATGCAACTTAGCCAAGTAAGAGTTATGCAATTTTCTCTATGTCTAAATATAAAAATAGGAGGCAGGATAAGATGATAGATAAGTTTATTAATGAATTTAAAAAGAATAATATCGATGGTATGCTTATCAGTAATCCACATAATGTGAGGTATTTAAGTGGATATAAAGGTGATGATTCATATCTGCTAATGACTGAAAAAGCAAAATATCTCATTACAGATGCACGTTATACGGAACAAGCCGCTGAGGAGTGTCCAGGGTTTGAAATCATAGACTGGAAAATAGTAGGTGGGAAACTAAGTACTGCAATTGATCAT
Proteins encoded in this region:
- a CDS encoding ABC transporter substrate-binding protein → MKKFKAISLFISIVLILSIAITGCGEKELTKVTVAEVTHSVFYAPQYIALTEGFFEKEGLKVEFLNTKGADKTMTALLSDQVDIGFMGPEASVYVYNQGKEDYAVNFAQLTQRDGSFLMGREKADSFNFDMLKGKTIIGGRKGGMPEMTLEYVLRKHGLEPGKDVTVRTDIQFAVMAGAFKGGEGHYVTLFEPTATMMENEGAGYIVASIGEEGGYIPYTCYCSKKSYIEKNPEVIQAFTNGIYEGMKWVESHSTEEIAKSLQPHFPDADLEILTALVERYRSQDTWKPDLILTEDGLNHMMDIIDQAIGLDNRAPYEKIVTTEFAEKAMEK
- a CDS encoding sigma 54-interacting transcriptional regulator, which codes for MDYKYLLEIILKFKNQGIIVVDNNANIVYFNESNGNIFESDPKYAIGKNVLDIFDGITKEESTIHRVLRTNTPIINYVHTFNNFKGNRVISVTTTIPLFKDNEIIGVLEILEDINDYKELYRKILELQNVEGKSKINNEDIKSNGTIYTLNNILGNSYKIQELKKKIYKIADSSSPVLVYGETGTGKELVAQSIHNASFKRRKKPFIAQNCAAIPRNLLESILFGTTAGSFTDSKEKPGIFELADGGTLLLDEINSMDIDLQAKLLRVLQEGMIRRVGGNKTIRINVRVIASTNIPPLEAVEKGVIRKDLYYRLNVISLNVAPLRERKEDIQILTKHFIDIYSYSLNKEIVGISEECLERLYEYNWPGNVRELRYTIENIISFLDDNRIEVYNLPEYIRNINRESKKLLKNELINEIDEEEIPPLKDTVKDIEIRIITKALIKTKGNRAKAARILKIPRQTLNSKINKYGIEEEYGVKLKKVLEK